Proteins from one Paenibacillus amylolyticus genomic window:
- a CDS encoding biotin-dependent carboxyltransferase family protein, with translation MSIEVIRPGLLSTVQDEGRTGYRRYGIHPGGIMDTFAARAANMLVGNSRHAAVLEMTMKGPELRFQESQLVSLCGADLSATVDHLPVPLWRPVLVRAGSVMKFGPCRQGLRGYLAFAGGIAVPEVMGSRSTDLKTGLGGLEGRALRVSDLISTGEPSDEARVWMQRMEQVERSGRDYRILAPAWFLSDRERPDYYGRSVIRVMESQDSSLFREASHGQFYGEKYVISPQSDRMGYRLQGSRLELDQPLDRLSEAVTYGTVQVPPDGQPIILMADHQTIGGYPVIAQVAQVDMPILAQARPGTRISFAQITHDQARQLYMEQEINMQLMDKLIRRRMVEMEGAQ, from the coding sequence ATGAGTATTGAAGTGATTCGCCCGGGTCTGTTATCTACCGTTCAGGATGAAGGCAGAACCGGCTATCGTCGGTATGGCATTCATCCTGGCGGGATCATGGACACCTTTGCAGCCAGGGCAGCCAATATGCTTGTGGGCAACTCCCGTCATGCGGCAGTGCTGGAGATGACGATGAAGGGGCCGGAACTTCGATTTCAGGAGAGCCAGCTAGTCTCCTTATGTGGGGCCGATCTATCCGCAACCGTGGATCATTTGCCTGTACCGTTGTGGCGTCCTGTGTTGGTGCGGGCTGGAAGTGTAATGAAGTTTGGCCCATGCCGTCAGGGCTTGCGCGGTTATCTGGCGTTTGCCGGAGGTATAGCTGTGCCTGAAGTGATGGGCAGCCGAAGTACAGACCTCAAGACAGGTCTTGGCGGTTTGGAAGGAAGAGCTCTGCGTGTGTCAGATCTGATATCTACAGGTGAACCTTCTGATGAAGCGCGAGTATGGATGCAGCGTATGGAGCAGGTAGAGAGAAGTGGTCGAGACTATCGAATATTGGCGCCTGCGTGGTTCTTATCTGACCGTGAAAGACCTGACTATTATGGAAGATCAGTTATTCGTGTGATGGAGAGCCAGGATAGTTCACTGTTCAGGGAGGCAAGTCATGGACAATTTTATGGCGAAAAATACGTAATATCTCCGCAATCCGATCGGATGGGCTATCGCTTGCAAGGTTCCAGACTGGAGCTGGATCAGCCGCTGGATCGGTTATCCGAAGCGGTTACCTATGGCACGGTGCAGGTGCCACCTGATGGTCAGCCAATCATCCTGATGGCAGACCATCAGACCATCGGAGGCTATCCTGTCATAGCACAGGTAGCTCAGGTGGATATGCCAATCCTGGCTCAGGCAAGGCCGGGAACCCGAATTTCGTTTGCACAGATTACGCATGATCAAGCCCGGCAGTTGTACATGGAACAGGAGAT